The Daucus carota subsp. sativus chromosome 2, DH1 v3.0, whole genome shotgun sequence genome includes a window with the following:
- the LOC108209093 gene encoding plant-specific TFIIB-related protein PTF2 isoform X2: MELSARCQSCGERSLVTDEVSENLICTTCAVVQDYNNFQAHVGGISGPAGTYVRTGTSGSGNNYSYKESKIYKAGVLIDDILFKLNFSVPSIDEVKKMIVTITEGEYGQGDWFSIFVGACAYVVRRKNGNLLPMTDVAAVVCCDTYELGRMVNRVVSFLDLKLPEFDIVYLYETTLRNSPSFSCIEAEKKEVMLKQGVFLVQCLIKWFVTTGRRPVQVVVSVLAFIGQLNQVNVKIEDLASELNVPAVTCRLRYKELLERLVEVARVLPWGKDVNVKNIVKFAPYVIQYMEMKSMGNGLKQIKNSDNVGFDITYFLSDCLQERSDNMIDSYRSCEGDDVFSQNTEQEQSPSLDFANLDKFNISPECLKMIYSKCMEEVSDFRSTSEFGKENRKKRKRHDDYLDCTDWWKGKSELSKKLSLKKILEKDVGMDVMPPAFVNGCLTYQTRRDKIEAAKARIKNIMFPSNAGLRAGNSHCLSTTAKKEKKKKKRHVDVDWEDLIIETLLLHQVYSAAVIA; the protein is encoded by the exons ATGGAGTTGTCTGCACGATGCCAATCTTGCGGCGAACGGTCTCTGGTCactgatgaagtttctgaaaaTTTAATCTGCACAACATGTGCTGTTGTTCAGGATTACAACAATTTTCAGGCCCATGTTGGTGGTATTAGTGGCCCGGCTGGCACATATGTCCGCACTGGCACATCAGGCTCTGGCAACAATTATTCGTATAAAGAAAGCAAAATTTATAAAGCTGGGGTTCTTATCGATGATATATTGTTCAAATTGAATTTTTCGGTTCCATCTATAGATGAGGTTAAAAAAATGATTGTAACTATTACTGAAGGTGAGTATGGTCAAGGTGATTGGTTTAGTATATTTGTTGGTGCGTGTGCTTATGTTGTTCGGAGGAAAAATGGGAACCTTCTGCCTATGACGGATGTGGCTGCTGTAGTCTGCTGTGATACTTATGAGTTAGGAAGAATGGTTAATCGAGTTGTTAGTTTTCTTGACTTGAAGTTGCCTGAATTTGATATTGTTTATTTGTATGAAACTACACTTAGAAATAGCCCGAGCTTTAGTTGCATTGAAGCTGAGAAAAAGGAGGTGATGTTAAAACAGGGGGTGTTTTTGGTGCAGTGTTTAATAAAGTGGTTTGTGACAACAGGGAGAAGGCCGGTGCAGGTTGTAGTGTCAGTTTTGGCATTTATTGGACAGTTAAATCAGGTAAATGTTAAAATTGAGGATTTGGCTAGTGAATTGAATGTGCCTGCTGTCACTTGTAGATTGAGGTATAAGGAGTTGTTAGAGAGGCTTGTGGAGGTTGCAAGAGTGTTGCCATGGGGAAAAGATGTTAATGTAAAGAATATAGTGAAATTTGCACCATATGTCATTCAATATATGGAAATGAAGTCGATGGGTAATGGTCTAAAACAGATAAAAAATTCAGATAATGTGGGATTtgacattacttattttttgaGTGATTGTTTGCAGGAAAGATCAGATAACATGATTGATTCATATAGGTCTTGTGAGGGGGATGATGTTTTTTCTCAAAATACTGAGCAAGAACAATCACCTAGTCTGGATTTTGCTAATCTGGATAAGTTTAATATTTCACCTGAATGcttgaaaatgatttattcCAAGTGCATGGAAGAGGTTTCTGATTTTCGTTCCACATCAGAGTTTGGAAaggaaaatagaaagaaaaggaaGAGACATGACGACTACCTTGACTGTACAGACTGGTGGAAAGGCAAGTCAGAACTCAGCAAAAAACTCTCTCTCAAGAAGATATTGGAGAAAGATGTAGGAATGGATGTGATGCCTCCAGCATTCGTTAATGGATGCTTGACATACCAGACGAGAAGAGATAAGATTGAGGCGGCTAAGGCACGCATTAAAAACATCATGTTTCCATCGAATGCTGGTTTACGTGCTGGAAACAGCCATTGCCTTTCAACAACtgctaaaaaggagaagaagaaaaagaaacgaCATGTAGATGTTGATTGGGAAGATCTTATAATTGAAACTCTTCTTCTGCATCAG GTCTATTCAGCTGCAGTGATTGCTTAA
- the LOC108209093 gene encoding plant-specific TFIIB-related protein PTF2 isoform X1 → MELSARCQSCGERSLVTDEVSENLICTTCAVVQDYNNFQAHVGGISGPAGTYVRTGTSGSGNNYSYKESKIYKAGVLIDDILFKLNFSVPSIDEVKKMIVTITEGEYGQGDWFSIFVGACAYVVRRKNGNLLPMTDVAAVVCCDTYELGRMVNRVVSFLDLKLPEFDIVYLYETTLRNSPSFSCIEAEKKEVMLKQGVFLVQCLIKWFVTTGRRPVQVVVSVLAFIGQLNQVNVKIEDLASELNVPAVTCRLRYKELLERLVEVARVLPWGKDVNVKNIVKFAPYVIQYMEMKSMGNGLKQIKNSDNVGFDITYFLSDCLQERSDNMIDSYRSCEGDDVFSQNTEQEQSPSLDFANLDKFNISPECLKMIYSKCMEEVSDFRSTSEFGKENRKKRKRHDDYLDCTDWWKGKSELSKKLSLKKILEKDVGMDVMPPAFVNGCLTYQTRRDKIEAAKARIKNIMFPSNAGLRAGNSHCLSTTAKKEKKKKKRHVDVDWEDLIIETLLLHQVKEEEIENGYYRTLMDLHVFNSGCFE, encoded by the coding sequence ATGGAGTTGTCTGCACGATGCCAATCTTGCGGCGAACGGTCTCTGGTCactgatgaagtttctgaaaaTTTAATCTGCACAACATGTGCTGTTGTTCAGGATTACAACAATTTTCAGGCCCATGTTGGTGGTATTAGTGGCCCGGCTGGCACATATGTCCGCACTGGCACATCAGGCTCTGGCAACAATTATTCGTATAAAGAAAGCAAAATTTATAAAGCTGGGGTTCTTATCGATGATATATTGTTCAAATTGAATTTTTCGGTTCCATCTATAGATGAGGTTAAAAAAATGATTGTAACTATTACTGAAGGTGAGTATGGTCAAGGTGATTGGTTTAGTATATTTGTTGGTGCGTGTGCTTATGTTGTTCGGAGGAAAAATGGGAACCTTCTGCCTATGACGGATGTGGCTGCTGTAGTCTGCTGTGATACTTATGAGTTAGGAAGAATGGTTAATCGAGTTGTTAGTTTTCTTGACTTGAAGTTGCCTGAATTTGATATTGTTTATTTGTATGAAACTACACTTAGAAATAGCCCGAGCTTTAGTTGCATTGAAGCTGAGAAAAAGGAGGTGATGTTAAAACAGGGGGTGTTTTTGGTGCAGTGTTTAATAAAGTGGTTTGTGACAACAGGGAGAAGGCCGGTGCAGGTTGTAGTGTCAGTTTTGGCATTTATTGGACAGTTAAATCAGGTAAATGTTAAAATTGAGGATTTGGCTAGTGAATTGAATGTGCCTGCTGTCACTTGTAGATTGAGGTATAAGGAGTTGTTAGAGAGGCTTGTGGAGGTTGCAAGAGTGTTGCCATGGGGAAAAGATGTTAATGTAAAGAATATAGTGAAATTTGCACCATATGTCATTCAATATATGGAAATGAAGTCGATGGGTAATGGTCTAAAACAGATAAAAAATTCAGATAATGTGGGATTtgacattacttattttttgaGTGATTGTTTGCAGGAAAGATCAGATAACATGATTGATTCATATAGGTCTTGTGAGGGGGATGATGTTTTTTCTCAAAATACTGAGCAAGAACAATCACCTAGTCTGGATTTTGCTAATCTGGATAAGTTTAATATTTCACCTGAATGcttgaaaatgatttattcCAAGTGCATGGAAGAGGTTTCTGATTTTCGTTCCACATCAGAGTTTGGAAaggaaaatagaaagaaaaggaaGAGACATGACGACTACCTTGACTGTACAGACTGGTGGAAAGGCAAGTCAGAACTCAGCAAAAAACTCTCTCTCAAGAAGATATTGGAGAAAGATGTAGGAATGGATGTGATGCCTCCAGCATTCGTTAATGGATGCTTGACATACCAGACGAGAAGAGATAAGATTGAGGCGGCTAAGGCACGCATTAAAAACATCATGTTTCCATCGAATGCTGGTTTACGTGCTGGAAACAGCCATTGCCTTTCAACAACtgctaaaaaggagaagaagaaaaagaaacgaCATGTAGATGTTGATTGGGAAGATCTTATAATTGAAACTCTTCTTCTGCATCAGGTGAAGGAAGAAGAAATAGAGAATGGGTATTACAGAACCTTGATGGACTTGCATGTTTTTAACTCAGGTTGTTTTGAATGA